One Hippoglossus stenolepis isolate QCI-W04-F060 chromosome 9, HSTE1.2, whole genome shotgun sequence genomic region harbors:
- the ssh1a gene encoding protein phosphatase Slingshot homolog 1 isoform X2: MALVTLQRSPTPSAASTGSTATTAAGEDFGSDDERRANQSLSESFFMVKGAALFLQQGSSHQGLKAHPPHKHAGDLPQHLQVMINILRSEDRIKLAVRLESAWSDRVRYMVVVYTSGRQDTEENILLGIDLPSKDCKSCSIGMVLPLWSDTKIHLDGDGGFTVNTAGRTHVFKPVSVQAMWSALQVMHKACEVSRRYNYFPGGIALTWMGYYESCIASEQSCINEWNAMKDLETPRPDSPTMFVDKPSERERTECLIKAKLRSIMTCQDLENVTCKQIRTELEQHMNCNLKEYKEFIDNEMLLILGQMDKPTLIFDHVYLGSEWNASNLEELQETGVGYILNVTREIDNFFPGTFSYHNIRVYDEEATDLLAHWNDTYNFIVKAKKNQSKCLVHCKMGVSRSASTVIAYAMKEHGWSLEKAYNFVKQKRSITRPNAGFMRQLAEYEGILDASKQRHNKLWHPDADCEMAEGQQGVAQCCGGEEGGHLTPEPGMSPCCEEALSDKGAAGASSCRTVSLDIDPAYNNYYFRRLSDSALDSEPSTPVRGPPLIGMEKVFIEIDDVERDALLDDEAFDGREGLPLSQFGPTAEGTAAQTCSRGPEPLEELRLRLEFSTVEEEDEEEVQKEEAEMEVLMQPDDGGGGEGGGEEETQDVEVEGDTEGNGMDLASLNENSNNNNHLSPSWNHNEKPSSILLPADACALSMRDSKSNQKEDSPTLSSKLCLKPSPPEVPSASLPQSYISSEGVASSVGLLRPCGPLCDCANCAASPSTAPLIREEQPGEPLHLDQPGDSGDVLEGKTEPDKMQSAARSEALPELMRIDVEEENPAVTCQVVQQQETLEQLQRSGLVRRRAERLERLSGSPQEILQSLKPLHACQRSKKSPFLTEDEEEFCGFTRDFTKSSPPCQVRLEPMVMPLTNEGLLGVVGPGLHTPTSSAHGSTLTRSSSSDSLRSVRGKPGLVLQRAQEIETRMRLAGLTVPSRLKRSNSLAKLGSLNFSSEDLCSACSSDAGTLLLLSLSPEPDNGLEWDSPTTSALPRPYKDLHTPERALPGEPRS, encoded by the exons ATGGCGTTGGTTACTCTGCAGAGGTCCCCGACCCCGAGCGCCGCTTCCACCGGGAGCACGGCAACCACGGCGGCGGGGGAG GATTTTGGGAGTGACGATGAACGGCGAGCAAATCAGAG CCTGAGTGAGAGCTTCTTCATGGTGAAGGGTGCTGCCCTCTTCCTGCAGCAGGGGAGCAGTCACCAGGGCCTGAAAGCACATCCTCCCCACAAACATGCAG GCGATTTACCTCAACACCTGCAGGTGATGATCAACATTCTTCGCTCTGAAGACAGAATCAAACTG GCAGTGCGTCTGGAGAGTGCATGGTCAGATCGGGTGCGGTACATGGTGGTGGTGTACACCAGTGGGCgacaggacacagaggagaacatACTACTGGGGATCGACTTACCCAGCAAAGACTG TAAAAGCTGTTCGATCGGCATGGTGCTGCCTCTGTGGAGCGATACAAAGATCCACCTGGATGGCGACGG GGGCTTTACTGTGAACACAGCAGGTCGGACTCATGTCTTTAAACCCGTGTCCGTGCAGGCTATGTG GTCGGCTCTGCAGGTGATGCACAAGGCATGCGAGGTGTCACGCAGGTATAACTACTTCCCTGGGGGGATTGCTCTCACTTGGATGGGCTACTACGAGAGCTGCATTGcttcagagcagagctgcatCAACGAGTGGAATGCCATGAAGGACTTGGAAACCCCACGTCCAGACTCGCCCACCATGTTTGTCGACAA gccttcagagagagagaggacagagtgCCTTATTAAAGCCAAACTCAGAAGCATCATGACGTGCCAGGATCTTGAGAATGTCACCTGCAAACAG ATCCGTACAGAGCTGGAGCAACACATGAACTGCAACCTGAAGGAGTACAAAGAGTTCATTGACAACGAGATGCTGCTGATCCTGGGCCAGATGGACAAACCCACTCTCATCTTTGACCACGTCTACCTG GGATCCGAATGGAATGCATCTAATTTGGAGGAGCTGCAAGAGACAGG GGTGGGCTATATCCTCAACGTTACACGGGAGATAGACAACTTTTTTCCAGGCACATTCAGTTATCACAACATACGAGTGTATGACGAGGAGGCCACTGACCTGCTGGCTCACTGGAATGACACGTACAACTTCATTGTTAAAGCAAA aaagaaccagtccaagtGTCTGGTTCACTGTAAGATGGGTGTCAGTCGATCTGCCTCCACTGTCATTGCTTACGCCATGAAGGAGCACGGCTGGTCATTAGAGAAGGCGTACAACTTTGTCAAGCAGAAGAGGAGCATCACACGACCAAACGCAGGTTTCATGAGACAGCTGGCGGAGTACGAGGGCATCCTGGATGCCAG TAAACAGCGGCACAACAAGCTGTGGCATCCAGATGCAGACTGTGAGATGGCAGAGGGACAGCAGGGGGTGGCTCAGTGctgtggaggggaggagggaggccaCCTGACTCCTGAGCCAGGGATGTCCCCCTGCTGTGAGGAGGCGCTGTCTGATAAAGGTGCTGCGGGCGCCTCCTCGTGCAGGACTGTTTCACTGGATATTGACCCTgcctacaacaactactacttcCGCCGGCTCTCTGACTCAGCGTTGGATAGCGAACCGTCAACACCAGTGCGCGGCCCCCCTCTTATCGGCATGGAAAAAGTTTTTATAGAAATCGATGATGTGGAGCGGGACGCTCTGTTGGATGATGAGGCCTTCGATGGACGCGAAGGCCTGCCCCTCTCCCAATTTGGACCCACAGCAGAGGGAACTGCTGCCCAGACCTGTAGTCGTGGCCCTGAGCCACTGGAGGAGCTGCGCCTGAGGCTGGAGTTCAgcacagtggaggaagaggatgaggaagaggtgcagaaggaggaggcagagatggaGGTACTGATGCAGCCAGAtgatggagggggtggggaaggaggtggagaagaggaaaCGCAAGATGTGGAGGTTGAGGGGGATACAGAGGGTAATGGCATGGACCTGGCATCTCTGAATGAAAattccaacaacaacaaccacttgAGCCCTTCATGGAACCACAAT GAAAAGCCTTCCTCCATCCTTCTTCCTGCTGATGCTTGTGCACTCTCAATGAGGGACTCAAAGTCCAATCAGAAAGAAGATTCTCCAACCCTCTCTTCTAAGCTTTGCCTTAAACCCAGTCCTCCTGAAGTTCCAAGTGCTTCATTACCACAGTCCTATATCTCCTCTGAAGGCGTTGCATCTTCAGTGGGACTGCTGCGTCCCTGTGGCCCTCTGTGTGACTGTGCCAACTGTGCTGCTTCCCCGTCCACAGCTCCCCTCATCAGAGAGGAGCAGCCAGGAGAACCTCTGCACTTAGATCAGCCTGGGGACAGTGGTGATGTGTTGGAAGGAAAGACTGAGCCTGACAAAATGCAATCTGCAGCTCGCTCAGAGGCTCTCCCTGAGCTGATGAGAATagatgtggaggaagagaacCCTGCAGTGACTTGTCAAGTCGTCCAACAACAGGAGACCCTTGAACAGCTGCAGAGATCTGGGCTGGTCCGCCGCCGTGCCGAGAGACTAGAGAGACTTTCAGGTTCACCTCAAGAGATCCTGCAATCTCTCAAGCCTTTGCACGCTTGCCAAAGGTCCAAGAAGAGCCCCTTTCTCaccgaggatgaggaggaattcTGCGGTTTTACCAGGGACTTCACTAAATCTTCACCACCTTGCCAAGTGCGGTTAGAGCCAATGGTGATGCCACTGACCAATGAAGGCTTGTTGGGGGTGGTGGGGCCTGGGCTGCACACACCCACCTCCTCGGCTCATGGCTCCACCCTGACACGCAGCTCCAGCAGTGACAGTCTGCGCAGTGTGAGGGGTAAACCTGGCCTCGTGCTTCAGAGGGCGCAGGAGATCGAGACCCGCATGCGGCTGGCGGGCCTGACCGTGCCCTCGAGGCTAAAGCGGTCCAACTCGCTGGCCAAGTTGGGCAGCCTCAACTTCTCCTCTGAGGACCTGTGCTCAGCCTGTTCCTCAGATGCAGGaacgctgctgctcctctcactGTCGCCAGAGCCAGACAATGGCCTGGAGTGGGACTCCCCCACCACCTCTGCTCTGCCTCGGCCATACAAAGACTTGCACACTCCAGAGAGAGCGCTGCCAGGTGAACCCAGAAGCTGA
- the ssh1a gene encoding protein phosphatase Slingshot homolog 1 isoform X1, whose protein sequence is MSVDCQSVCHSKVVGQRLTPTHHCLFSAPFNKMHLVVEPIQEVVMKMIPYFVENAVLTQREINRILSESFFMVKGAALFLQQGSSHQGLKAHPPHKHAGDLPQHLQVMINILRSEDRIKLAVRLESAWSDRVRYMVVVYTSGRQDTEENILLGIDLPSKDCKSCSIGMVLPLWSDTKIHLDGDGGFTVNTAGRTHVFKPVSVQAMWSALQVMHKACEVSRRYNYFPGGIALTWMGYYESCIASEQSCINEWNAMKDLETPRPDSPTMFVDKPSERERTECLIKAKLRSIMTCQDLENVTCKQIRTELEQHMNCNLKEYKEFIDNEMLLILGQMDKPTLIFDHVYLGSEWNASNLEELQETGVGYILNVTREIDNFFPGTFSYHNIRVYDEEATDLLAHWNDTYNFIVKAKKNQSKCLVHCKMGVSRSASTVIAYAMKEHGWSLEKAYNFVKQKRSITRPNAGFMRQLAEYEGILDASKQRHNKLWHPDADCEMAEGQQGVAQCCGGEEGGHLTPEPGMSPCCEEALSDKGAAGASSCRTVSLDIDPAYNNYYFRRLSDSALDSEPSTPVRGPPLIGMEKVFIEIDDVERDALLDDEAFDGREGLPLSQFGPTAEGTAAQTCSRGPEPLEELRLRLEFSTVEEEDEEEVQKEEAEMEVLMQPDDGGGGEGGGEEETQDVEVEGDTEGNGMDLASLNENSNNNNHLSPSWNHNEKPSSILLPADACALSMRDSKSNQKEDSPTLSSKLCLKPSPPEVPSASLPQSYISSEGVASSVGLLRPCGPLCDCANCAASPSTAPLIREEQPGEPLHLDQPGDSGDVLEGKTEPDKMQSAARSEALPELMRIDVEEENPAVTCQVVQQQETLEQLQRSGLVRRRAERLERLSGSPQEILQSLKPLHACQRSKKSPFLTEDEEEFCGFTRDFTKSSPPCQVRLEPMVMPLTNEGLLGVVGPGLHTPTSSAHGSTLTRSSSSDSLRSVRGKPGLVLQRAQEIETRMRLAGLTVPSRLKRSNSLAKLGSLNFSSEDLCSACSSDAGTLLLLSLSPEPDNGLEWDSPTTSALPRPYKDLHTPERALPGEPRS, encoded by the exons atgAGTGTAgactgtcagtcagtctgtcactCAAAGGTGGTGGGCCAGCGCCTGACGCCGACACACCACTGCCTCTTTAGCGCTCCATTCAACAAGATGCATCTGGTTGTAGAACCCATTCAAGAGGTCGTGATGAAGATGATACCGTATTTTGTGGAGAACGCTGTGTTGACCCAGCGTGAGATAAACCGCAT CCTGAGTGAGAGCTTCTTCATGGTGAAGGGTGCTGCCCTCTTCCTGCAGCAGGGGAGCAGTCACCAGGGCCTGAAAGCACATCCTCCCCACAAACATGCAG GCGATTTACCTCAACACCTGCAGGTGATGATCAACATTCTTCGCTCTGAAGACAGAATCAAACTG GCAGTGCGTCTGGAGAGTGCATGGTCAGATCGGGTGCGGTACATGGTGGTGGTGTACACCAGTGGGCgacaggacacagaggagaacatACTACTGGGGATCGACTTACCCAGCAAAGACTG TAAAAGCTGTTCGATCGGCATGGTGCTGCCTCTGTGGAGCGATACAAAGATCCACCTGGATGGCGACGG GGGCTTTACTGTGAACACAGCAGGTCGGACTCATGTCTTTAAACCCGTGTCCGTGCAGGCTATGTG GTCGGCTCTGCAGGTGATGCACAAGGCATGCGAGGTGTCACGCAGGTATAACTACTTCCCTGGGGGGATTGCTCTCACTTGGATGGGCTACTACGAGAGCTGCATTGcttcagagcagagctgcatCAACGAGTGGAATGCCATGAAGGACTTGGAAACCCCACGTCCAGACTCGCCCACCATGTTTGTCGACAA gccttcagagagagagaggacagagtgCCTTATTAAAGCCAAACTCAGAAGCATCATGACGTGCCAGGATCTTGAGAATGTCACCTGCAAACAG ATCCGTACAGAGCTGGAGCAACACATGAACTGCAACCTGAAGGAGTACAAAGAGTTCATTGACAACGAGATGCTGCTGATCCTGGGCCAGATGGACAAACCCACTCTCATCTTTGACCACGTCTACCTG GGATCCGAATGGAATGCATCTAATTTGGAGGAGCTGCAAGAGACAGG GGTGGGCTATATCCTCAACGTTACACGGGAGATAGACAACTTTTTTCCAGGCACATTCAGTTATCACAACATACGAGTGTATGACGAGGAGGCCACTGACCTGCTGGCTCACTGGAATGACACGTACAACTTCATTGTTAAAGCAAA aaagaaccagtccaagtGTCTGGTTCACTGTAAGATGGGTGTCAGTCGATCTGCCTCCACTGTCATTGCTTACGCCATGAAGGAGCACGGCTGGTCATTAGAGAAGGCGTACAACTTTGTCAAGCAGAAGAGGAGCATCACACGACCAAACGCAGGTTTCATGAGACAGCTGGCGGAGTACGAGGGCATCCTGGATGCCAG TAAACAGCGGCACAACAAGCTGTGGCATCCAGATGCAGACTGTGAGATGGCAGAGGGACAGCAGGGGGTGGCTCAGTGctgtggaggggaggagggaggccaCCTGACTCCTGAGCCAGGGATGTCCCCCTGCTGTGAGGAGGCGCTGTCTGATAAAGGTGCTGCGGGCGCCTCCTCGTGCAGGACTGTTTCACTGGATATTGACCCTgcctacaacaactactacttcCGCCGGCTCTCTGACTCAGCGTTGGATAGCGAACCGTCAACACCAGTGCGCGGCCCCCCTCTTATCGGCATGGAAAAAGTTTTTATAGAAATCGATGATGTGGAGCGGGACGCTCTGTTGGATGATGAGGCCTTCGATGGACGCGAAGGCCTGCCCCTCTCCCAATTTGGACCCACAGCAGAGGGAACTGCTGCCCAGACCTGTAGTCGTGGCCCTGAGCCACTGGAGGAGCTGCGCCTGAGGCTGGAGTTCAgcacagtggaggaagaggatgaggaagaggtgcagaaggaggaggcagagatggaGGTACTGATGCAGCCAGAtgatggagggggtggggaaggaggtggagaagaggaaaCGCAAGATGTGGAGGTTGAGGGGGATACAGAGGGTAATGGCATGGACCTGGCATCTCTGAATGAAAattccaacaacaacaaccacttgAGCCCTTCATGGAACCACAAT GAAAAGCCTTCCTCCATCCTTCTTCCTGCTGATGCTTGTGCACTCTCAATGAGGGACTCAAAGTCCAATCAGAAAGAAGATTCTCCAACCCTCTCTTCTAAGCTTTGCCTTAAACCCAGTCCTCCTGAAGTTCCAAGTGCTTCATTACCACAGTCCTATATCTCCTCTGAAGGCGTTGCATCTTCAGTGGGACTGCTGCGTCCCTGTGGCCCTCTGTGTGACTGTGCCAACTGTGCTGCTTCCCCGTCCACAGCTCCCCTCATCAGAGAGGAGCAGCCAGGAGAACCTCTGCACTTAGATCAGCCTGGGGACAGTGGTGATGTGTTGGAAGGAAAGACTGAGCCTGACAAAATGCAATCTGCAGCTCGCTCAGAGGCTCTCCCTGAGCTGATGAGAATagatgtggaggaagagaacCCTGCAGTGACTTGTCAAGTCGTCCAACAACAGGAGACCCTTGAACAGCTGCAGAGATCTGGGCTGGTCCGCCGCCGTGCCGAGAGACTAGAGAGACTTTCAGGTTCACCTCAAGAGATCCTGCAATCTCTCAAGCCTTTGCACGCTTGCCAAAGGTCCAAGAAGAGCCCCTTTCTCaccgaggatgaggaggaattcTGCGGTTTTACCAGGGACTTCACTAAATCTTCACCACCTTGCCAAGTGCGGTTAGAGCCAATGGTGATGCCACTGACCAATGAAGGCTTGTTGGGGGTGGTGGGGCCTGGGCTGCACACACCCACCTCCTCGGCTCATGGCTCCACCCTGACACGCAGCTCCAGCAGTGACAGTCTGCGCAGTGTGAGGGGTAAACCTGGCCTCGTGCTTCAGAGGGCGCAGGAGATCGAGACCCGCATGCGGCTGGCGGGCCTGACCGTGCCCTCGAGGCTAAAGCGGTCCAACTCGCTGGCCAAGTTGGGCAGCCTCAACTTCTCCTCTGAGGACCTGTGCTCAGCCTGTTCCTCAGATGCAGGaacgctgctgctcctctcactGTCGCCAGAGCCAGACAATGGCCTGGAGTGGGACTCCCCCACCACCTCTGCTCTGCCTCGGCCATACAAAGACTTGCACACTCCAGAGAGAGCGCTGCCAGGTGAACCCAGAAGCTGA